In the Bacillus shivajii genome, one interval contains:
- a CDS encoding chemotaxis protein CheX, with translation MIETIVKNKYDDSLKESIDGMVQSVKDVIPIQVEVNEPTLTEKPYYLREIGVLIGITGDLNGQVLIEGETSTFGLIAQGMFGSIIEGEMLESFIAELGNMISGNMATSISLRDIRLDISPPAVISGNSKFTAFNHAVKIPINVTSDETINIIMMMKREAS, from the coding sequence GTGATCGAAACAATTGTGAAAAATAAGTATGATGATTCATTAAAAGAAAGTATAGATGGGATGGTGCAGAGTGTAAAAGATGTCATTCCAATTCAGGTAGAGGTAAATGAACCAACATTAACTGAAAAACCTTATTACCTACGTGAGATAGGGGTTCTTATAGGTATTACTGGTGATTTAAATGGCCAAGTCCTAATTGAGGGTGAGACATCGACATTCGGCTTAATTGCTCAAGGGATGTTCGGCTCAATAATTGAGGGAGAAATGCTAGAATCATTTATTGCTGAACTTGGCAACATGATTTCAGGTAATATGGCAACAAGTATATCTTTAAGAGACATTAGACTTGATATTTCACCACCAGCTGTAATCTCAGGTAATTCAAAATTTACAGCATTTAATCATGCTGTCAAGATTCCGATTAATGTTACAAGTGATGAAACAATCAACATCATTATGATGATGAAAAGGGAAGCATCATAA